The sequence below is a genomic window from Haloferax mediterranei ATCC 33500.
ACGATGAAGTCGTCTACCGATGGGTCGAGTCAATCGACACTGACGACAAGCAGAACTACGAGTTCACGCTCCGTGACAACCTCCAGTGGGGTGCGGGCTACGGGCAGATGACCGCCGACGACTGGGTGTACTACATCGAGGAAGTCCACCAAGCCGAGGACAACTGGGCGGGCGACGTGAACCAGTCGGACTGGTTCCGCGGCGGAGAGCCCATCCCGGTCGAGAAGACGGGGAAACTGAGCTTCGAAGTCCAACTGCCCGAAGTGGACCCAGCGTTCATCAAGAAGCCCATCATGTGGGAGTCGTTCTGCCTGCCGAAGGGACTCGTCGAGAAGTACCGCGACATGGACGACGGCGGCAACAAACTCAACCAGTCGAAGGCGATTCAGGAGATTACGTACTCCGGAAACCTCGGCCCGTACACGTTCGACCGCTGGGACCGCGAATCGGTGTTCGTGGCGAAGCGTAACGAGGACTACTACCTGCGCGACGTGGAGGGCTACGACGGCGTACCCTACTTCGAGGAGAAGAAGTATCAGGTGTTCGGCGAGCAGTCGACTCGTCTGTCGGCGTTCGAGACCGGAGAGGTCGACCAGGTGGGAGTGCCCTCCTCGAAAGCGAAGAAGTTCAAAGACCTCGACTCCACGAAAGTCATTCAGACGCCAAACGCATTCTGTTCGATTCTCGCGTACAACCAGCGCGCCAACGGCTGGGACCAACTGCGCACCCGCGAAGTCCGGTACGCACTCTCGATGGGTGTAAACAAAGAAACCATCGTCGAGAGCATCGACCGCGGCTACGCCAAGGTCGCCCACACCCACCAACCCGAGTACTCCGACTGGTTCGACGACTCGAAGGTCGAAAAGACAGGCGTCGGTGAGAACTACGGCGCTGCGAAAGCCAAACGGATGCTCGCCGACAACCTGTCCGGCGACTACTCGTTCAAATGAACGTGGAGGCTCTCCGATGAGCATGCAATGGTACGTCGCTCGCCGCGTCGCGTGGGCAGTGGTTGCGACGTATCTCATCTTGAGTATCACGTTCGGACTCCTCGTGGTTGCCCCGGGCGACGGCCAAACGGCCTTCGCATTCAAAGCCGCGACGCAGGGCGGCGATGTCGATGAGGCGAGAGAAACGTTCGACGAGATAACCGGCCGCGACGAACCGATGTTGACCAGATACAAGAACTACATGGTGAACATGGCGACACTCAACTGGGGGTGGTCGTACACCCGGAATCAACCGGTGTTGACGGCGATAACGGAGGCGTACCCCTACTCACTTATGTACGCCCTCCCGGCGACGCTCATCTCTATCGTCTTCGGGTACGCAATCGGGTTGTACTCGGCGACACACCAGTACACGCTGACCGACTACTTCGGGACGTTCACGGCCTTCTTCGGCATCAGCATCCCGAATTTCTGGTTCGGTATCATGCTTATACTGGTGTTCGCTGTCGACTTGAACTGGCTCCCGAGTTACTACCAGACTGGTAGGGGGATATGGACGTTCGCCAACGTGAAACAGCTCATCTTACCGATTATCGTCCTTTCGACGGGGGCCATCGCCGGGAACATGCGTTACTCACGGGCTGAAGCCCTCGAATACGTCCATGCGGACTTCGTGAAGACGGCGCGTGCAAAGGGTGCAGACGACTGGCGCGTCCTCGTCCGGCACATCTTCAGACCGGCGCTCGTGCCGCTTATGACCATTCTCGTCGCCGACATCCTCGGCTTGCTGTTCGCCGGGGCGTACATCACGGAGGTGGTC
It includes:
- a CDS encoding ABC transporter permease, coding for MSMQWYVARRVAWAVVATYLILSITFGLLVVAPGDGQTAFAFKAATQGGDVDEARETFDEITGRDEPMLTRYKNYMVNMATLNWGWSYTRNQPVLTAITEAYPYSLMYALPATLISIVFGYAIGLYSATHQYTLTDYFGTFTAFFGISIPNFWFGIMLILVFAVDLNWLPSYYQTGRGIWTFANVKQLILPIIVLSTGAIAGNMRYSRAEALEYVHADFVKTARAKGADDWRVLVRHIFRPALVPLMTILVADILGLLFAGAYITEVVFQIPGLGLLSYKAIVQQDTALVMATTLIPVFIAIIGNLLQDIAYTVLDPRIDYGGR
- a CDS encoding ABC transporter substrate-binding protein, giving the protein MVRGNIIHPNRRTLLKTLGAGGLAGLAGCTGEDGDGTPTEDGGGGGDATPEDDLGDTLVGPDGEQVTLSMVYSTGGQTTKTIAQFVQQEYGKLGIGVELTGVPFNTMLSKYAQNTYKPEGGEERSSFNAGPRDEATSQEQWDLMLGIGFNSYPRTPTSIRPFWTSEEKREQATTNFYGYRPSENIAGMLDEASKETDEAKRQELLADVFGILSHDQPVNFYEFSVDLNGFQKDIEGINPGPSIGYNSQQYFRGESGSTPSVTGAYSVGSATDAKTLNPIRINDVSSSNRLELTLDTAYTLDNNDEVVYRWVESIDTDDKQNYEFTLRDNLQWGAGYGQMTADDWVYYIEEVHQAEDNWAGDVNQSDWFRGGEPIPVEKTGKLSFEVQLPEVDPAFIKKPIMWESFCLPKGLVEKYRDMDDGGNKLNQSKAIQEITYSGNLGPYTFDRWDRESVFVAKRNEDYYLRDVEGYDGVPYFEEKKYQVFGEQSTRLSAFETGEVDQVGVPSSKAKKFKDLDSTKVIQTPNAFCSILAYNQRANGWDQLRTREVRYALSMGVNKETIVESIDRGYAKVAHTHQPEYSDWFDDSKVEKTGVGENYGAAKAKRMLADNLSGDYSFK